From the Streptomyces sp. NBC_01216 genome, the window ACCGAGCCCGCACGCACGGGCGCGGCGGTACCGAGGCGCCGGAGACGTCGGCCCGCGCGGCCGGCGGCGGCTCCCGAACAGGGCCGCCACCGTCTTCTCGGGTCTACCTGACCGCGAGGACCATCGTGTCCGACGGCGAGGCCCAGACCGGCCGCGCCTCGGCGAAGCCGGACGCGCGCAGGATCTCCGCGTGGCGGCGCGAGGAGGGCATGTCGCCGTCCGCGTGCTCGCCGTAGATCTCGAAACGACGGGCGGTGGGCTCGGCGAGCACCGGGTCCTGCGCGGCCACGGCCCACCAGTCTGCCCAGTCCAGGGCTCCGGCCGCCTTGGCGCGGTCCATGGCGGCGTGCCGGTGGGCGCGCTCGGCGGCGTTGATCCGGGGAGTGGTCTCGTCGATCATGTGGTCGGCGTTCATGAAGACACCGCCGTCACGGACCAGTCCGGCGAGCTGCGCGTAGAGCGTGGTGAGCGGGCCGGTGTGGAGCCAGTGGAGTGCGGTGGCGGTGAGCACGGCGTCGTACACGGTGTAAGGAAGCCCCGCCGCCCATTCCGGGTCCTTGAGATCGGCGGTCACGAAGGTGACGCGCCCGTCGCCGGCGAAGTAGCCCTTGGCGATGGCGAGAAGCGCGGGGTCGAGGTCCACCCCGACGCTCGTCGCTTTCGGGAACCGCCTGAGCAGCCGGTCCGTGATACTCCCCGTACCGCAGGCCAGGTCGAGGATGCGGGGCTCCGGCCCCACCACGGCCTCGACCATGTCGAGCATCACGCGGAACCTCTCCTCCCGGTCCGGCATGTACCACTCCTGCTGCCGGTCCCAGCTCCGCTGCCAGGCCGCCCAGTCGGTTCCGGTCGCCGCGTCCGTCATCGCCGTCCCTCACCCTCGTTGTAATACCCTTCAAGGGGAAACAGCCGTTACCCCTCGCGCTCACGACCCTAGACCGCCTGAGTAAGGACTACAAGTGGAACTGGCCTATTACTCGGACTACGCCGTGCGTCTGGTCAACACGGAGGAGCCCGCCCGCAACAAGGACTCCCTGACATCGGTCGAGGCGATCCGCGAGCTCTTCGGCTCGGCCTCCCAGATGGCCCGGCGGGCCACGGACGCCGACGTGACACGGCTCCGCTCGGTTCGCACCCGGCTGCGGGCGGTCTTCACCGCGGCCGACGAGGGCGACCACACCCACGCAGTGGACCTGCTGAACTCCCTGCTCCTGGAGTTCCCGGTCAGCCCGCAGATCTCCGGGCACGACTACCTCGACGAGGAGGGGCACCCGCGCTGGCACATGCATCTCGCGGACCACCCCTCGAACGCGACCGCGGGGTACGCGGCCATCGGGGCGATGGGCCTCGCCTTCCATCTGACGGAGTTCGGCGCCGACCGGCTGGGCCTGTGCCAGGCGCCGCCCTGCCGCAACGCCTACCTGGACACGTCGACGAACCGCTCGCGGCGCTACTGCTCGGACCGCTGCGCGACCCGCGCCAACGTGGCCGCCTACCGGGCGCGCAAGCGCCTGGAAGCCGAGGACGCCGAGCGTGCTGAGCGCACCGACCTCACCGGTCGCACCGAGGAGAAGAGCCAGGAGAACAGCACGGCCACCGAGCGCTGACGCCCCGGGGTCACGGGCCGGTAGCGCGCCCGCACCCGCCCGAGCACCAACTCGAAGGGGACGGCCCCGAAGACCCGGCTGTCGCCCTCGGTGTCCCGGTTGTCACCCAGCACCCACCAGCCGGCGGGCTGTCGCTCCACCAGACGCTTCACGACGAGCAGATCCTGCTGCAGCGGATGACGCAGCACGGCGACGTCCCCCGGCCGCAGCCGGGCACCGTAGCGCACCAGCAAGCGGTCGCCGTGGAGCAGCGTGGGCACCATGGACACCCCCGTCACCTCGGCGATCCCGAACAGGGCACCGGACTCCCGCTCCGCTCCCCGCCCCGACTCCGTCATCCGGTACCTCCCGGTCCGATCGTCCACGAGTCCCATGGTGACCCTGGACTTTTGTCCTAAGCCCCAGGGGGCGCTCGCGAAAACAGGCTTCTCACGGAGTAATGTCCCACCTGAGAAGACGATCACGAGGAAGGACAGCTCAATGCTCTCCCGCCTGTTTGCCCCCAAGGTGAAGGTCAGCGCCCACTGCGACCTCCCCTGCGGTGTCTACGACCCGGCCCAGGCCCGGATCGAGGCCGAGTCGGTCAAGGCCGTCCAGGAGAAGTACCAGGCCAACGAGGACGCGCACTTCCGCGCCCGCGCCACGGTCATCAAGGAGCAGCGCGCGGAGCTCGCCAAGCACCACATCTCGGTGCTGTGGAGCGACTACTTCAAGCCCCCGCACTTCGAGAAGTTCCCGGAGCTGCACCAGCTCATCAACGACACCCTGAAGGCCTTGTCGGCCGCCAAGGCGTCGACGGACCCGAAGACGGGCGAGAAGGCGCTGGAGCTCATCGCCGAGGTCGACCGCATCTTCTGGGAGACGAAGAAGGCATGATCTCCCTCTAAGCGGCCTGACCTGCACCTTCGCGGGTCACGCCGCTTAGCTGTCCGCACCCGGTCCGCAGTCCGCCGAGCACGGCGTCCACCACGGCCTGGGTGCGGTCTTGTTCCGGGCCGCAGGTACGCATGGAGCCGCAGCGGCGGACGGCGTCACGGGGACTCGTCGACGGGGAGGAAGTAGCGGAGCTTCTCCCGGGCCGTGGCGCCCAGGCGGTCGTAGAAGCGGATCGCGCCCTCGTTCCAGGCCGGGGTCTGCCACTGGATCTCGGTCAGGCCGAGTGTCCGGGCCTCCTCCCTCAGCGCGGCGACGAAGAGCGGGCCGAGGCCCATGCCGCGGTGTGCGGCGGAGAGGTAGAGGCAGTCCATGTGGAGGTACTCGGCGGCGTCCCAGGTGGAGAGCACCGGGGAGCAGGTGGCGTAGCCGGCCAGGGTGCCGTCGGGGAGTTCGGCGACCAGGCAGCGCAGGCGCGTGGGCCCGGGGCCGAACAAAAGGGGGGTGAGCCGGTCCGCGAGGCCGGGTGCGGGGGGCGCGGACTTCTCGTACGCGGCGTGCTCCGCCGCCAGTTCGGCCACGCGCTCCAGGTCTTCCGGGGTGGCGTGGCGGACACGTGGGGCGCTCAACGGACTTCTCCCTCGGTGACGTCGCCGGCCGAGGCCCTCACACGTCCCGCGGCCGTCCTGGTGCCGTGCGGGACCTGCCGCGCGAAGGCGTCCCGCTCGTGTCGCGCCCGCTCCGTCCCCGCCTCGCCGATCGTGCTGCCCGGGGCGTCGATCGCGCACGCCCGCACGAGGTGGCCGCCCGCATCCCGGGTCCCCCCGGCGGGTACGGTGCGGGCGAGATGCTCCCGCGACAGCTTCGTGAGCGTGGCCTCGTCCACCAGATCCGTCATGCGCTCATCATGCACGGCCCCACCGGCATGCCGTTCCGCCGGAGCCATTCCCGGTACGGCGCGGCCCGTAAGGCCGCCTCCTGGTAGGCCACCGCGAGGTCCTCGTACAGCGCGTCAAGCGGCACTCCGGCACGGGCGTACAGCAGCAGGCGGACGCCCAACGGGTCGTCGCGCAGCGGGCGGATCGCCATGTCCTCACGTGCGACGGAGGTCGGCTGACAGGGTGCCACGGCCTCGCCGAGGACGATCAGCGCGGCGGCGGTGTGATAGTCCCCGTGCAGCAGGGGCGGATCGATCCCGGCCTCGCTCAGGACGCGGCGCAGCCCGTCCCACTCGCCGTCCACCGTCGGATCGACCATCCAGCGGTCCTCGGCGAGTTCGGCCAGGTCCACGACGGGCCGGCGGGCGGCCGGGTGGTCCCGGGCCATCGAGACGAACTGCGGTTCACGGTCGACCAGGACCCTCGCCTGGAGGCCCTGGGGGACACGGAGCGGGCAGCCCTCGACCTCGTGGACGAAGGCCACGTCCAGGTGCCCGGCAGCGAGCGAGCGCAGCAGGGCGTTGGCGGAGACGTCCATGCGGAGGGCGATGTCCGCGCCGGGACGGCTCTGGCGCAGCCGGCGCAGCCAGCCGGGCAGCGCGCGGCTGGCGGTGGAGCCCACCCGCAGGCAGCGGCCGTCGCCGCCGGATGCCGCGGCCCTGGTCTCGGTGATCAGTGTGGCCATCTGGTCGATCAGTGGCCGGGCCCTGCTGAGGACGGCGTGGCCGAGTGGGGTGGGGCGGCAGCCGGTGCGGCCGCGCGCGAACAGCTCGGCGCCCAGGGCGTTCTCGATCCGACGCAGCTGGGTCGTCACCGAGGGCTGGGTCATGCCCAGGTACCGCGCCGCCTTGTGCACACTGCCCGTGTCCGCGATGGCGCAGAGCACGCGCAGATGCCTCACCTCCAGTTCCATACATCGAGCGTAGGACGGCCCTGTGGGTCGCACCAGATACTCATGTCGCCCCAATTCCCCTCCATTCGCAGAGAGTTGGGCACAGGTTTTCGTGAAGGTGATGTGTTCGCGCTATCCCCTGCTGGCATCATCCGCTCACCCCCGGGCTCCCTCCAGACTCTCCTCAACCCCACAGGAGGAGCCCCCCATGACACACCCCAAGGTCCTCAAGTCCGCCCTGGCCGCCACCGTCGGCCTCGGTCTCGCCCTCGCGCTCGGAGTCGCCCCCACCGCCTCCGCCGCCTCCGCCGCGCCGACGTCCGGCTACACCGCCTACGCCGGCTCCCAGGCGGAGGCCAAGGCGAACAA encodes:
- a CDS encoding class I SAM-dependent methyltransferase, translating into MTDAATGTDWAAWQRSWDRQQEWYMPDREERFRVMLDMVEAVVGPEPRILDLACGTGSITDRLLRRFPKATSVGVDLDPALLAIAKGYFAGDGRVTFVTADLKDPEWAAGLPYTVYDAVLTATALHWLHTGPLTTLYAQLAGLVRDGGVFMNADHMIDETTPRINAAERAHRHAAMDRAKAAGALDWADWWAVAAQDPVLAEPTARRFEIYGEHADGDMPSSRRHAEILRASGFAEARPVWASPSDTMVLAVR
- a CDS encoding CGNR zinc finger domain-containing protein, which codes for MELAYYSDYAVRLVNTEEPARNKDSLTSVEAIRELFGSASQMARRATDADVTRLRSVRTRLRAVFTAADEGDHTHAVDLLNSLLLEFPVSPQISGHDYLDEEGHPRWHMHLADHPSNATAGYAAIGAMGLAFHLTEFGADRLGLCQAPPCRNAYLDTSTNRSRRYCSDRCATRANVAAYRARKRLEAEDAERAERTDLTGRTEEKSQENSTATER
- the sodX gene encoding nickel-type superoxide dismutase maturation protease, with protein sequence MTESGRGAERESGALFGIAEVTGVSMVPTLLHGDRLLVRYGARLRPGDVAVLRHPLQQDLLVVKRLVERQPAGWWVLGDNRDTEGDSRVFGAVPFELVLGRVRARYRPVTPGRQRSVAVLFSWLFSSVRPVRSVRSARSASSASRRLRAR
- the sodN gene encoding superoxide dismutase, Ni; this translates as MLSRLFAPKVKVSAHCDLPCGVYDPAQARIEAESVKAVQEKYQANEDAHFRARATVIKEQRAELAKHHISVLWSDYFKPPHFEKFPELHQLINDTLKALSAAKASTDPKTGEKALELIAEVDRIFWETKKA
- a CDS encoding GNAT family N-acetyltransferase, producing the protein MSAPRVRHATPEDLERVAELAAEHAAYEKSAPPAPGLADRLTPLLFGPGPTRLRCLVAELPDGTLAGYATCSPVLSTWDAAEYLHMDCLYLSAAHRGMGLGPLFVAALREEARTLGLTEIQWQTPAWNEGAIRFYDRLGATAREKLRYFLPVDESP
- a CDS encoding LysR family transcriptional regulator produces the protein MELEVRHLRVLCAIADTGSVHKAARYLGMTQPSVTTQLRRIENALGAELFARGRTGCRPTPLGHAVLSRARPLIDQMATLITETRAAASGGDGRCLRVGSTASRALPGWLRRLRQSRPGADIALRMDVSANALLRSLAAGHLDVAFVHEVEGCPLRVPQGLQARVLVDREPQFVSMARDHPAARRPVVDLAELAEDRWMVDPTVDGEWDGLRRVLSEAGIDPPLLHGDYHTAAALIVLGEAVAPCQPTSVAREDMAIRPLRDDPLGVRLLLYARAGVPLDALYEDLAVAYQEAALRAAPYREWLRRNGMPVGPCMMSA